The following proteins are co-located in the Enoplosus armatus isolate fEnoArm2 chromosome 8, fEnoArm2.hap1, whole genome shotgun sequence genome:
- the LOC139288610 gene encoding mitogen-activated protein kinase 14A yields MEPPVKDSPVTSGFHRLEVQKTTWDVPERYTALRSIGSGAYGTVCSSIDQKTKEKVAIKKLYRPFQSLIHAKRAYRELRLLRHIQHDNVICLLDVFTPDTTPEKFQTFYMVMPFVAQDLGNIMKRRSLTDRIITYLFYQLLKGLKYIHSAGIIHRDLKPGNLAVNENCELKILDFGLARQTESEMTGYVVTRWYRAPEVIFNWMHYSQTVDVWSAACILAEMITGQVLFPGHDSIDQLKKILRLTGTPDSSLVQKMQSKDAQSYVQGLPPQRKKNFKEVFLSMDENAVDLLEKMLLLDPETRLTAEQGLSHPFLADYHDPESEPDSEPYDDSFESLELAVGEWKSLIHMEIMTFDPDNPSKTAM; encoded by the exons ATGGAGCCTCCAGTGAAGGATTCCCCCGTCACATCGGGTTTTCACAGGCTGGAGGTCCAGAAGACGACGTGGGACGTCCCGGAGAGATACACGGCGCTGCGGTCGATCGGCTCCGGAGCTTACGGGACCGTTTG TTCTTCCATCGACCAGAAGACCAAGGAGAAGGTGGCCATCAAGAAGCTGTATCGCCCATTCCAGTCTCTCATCCACGCCAAACGGGCGTACAGGGAACTCCGGCTGCTCCGCCACATACAGCATGACAAT GTGATCTGCCTCCTTGACGTTTTCACACCTGACACCACGCCGGAAAAATTCCAAACCTT TTATATGGTAATGCCATTTGTAGCCCAGGACCTGGGCAACATTATGAAGAGGCGGAGTTTAACCGATCGCATCATCACATACCTGTTCTACCAGCTTCTAAAGGGACTCAAG TATATTCATTCTGCAGGGATCATTCATCGG GATCTAAAGCCCGGTAACCTTGCTGTGAACGAGAACTGTGAATTAAAG ATCCTGGATTTTGGCCtggcaagacagacagagagtgaaatgaCTGGTTATGTCGTGACGCGCTGGTACAGAGCACCAGAGGTCATATTCAACTGGATGCACTACAGTCAGACAG TGGATGTCTGGTCAGCCGCCTGTATCCTGGCTGAGATGATTACTGGCCAGGTGCTTTTCCCAGGACACGACA GTATTGATCAGCTGAAGAAGATCCTCCGTCTGACAGGAACACCCGACTCCTCCCTGGTTCAGAAGATGCAGAGTAAAGAT GCGCAATCATATGTGCAAGGACTTCCTccacaaaggaagaaaaacttCAAGGAGGTGTTTCTGTCCATGGACGAAAATG CCGTGGACCTGCTGGAGAAGATGTTACTGCTGGACCCAGAGACGAGGCTGACAGCTGAGCAGGGACTGTCGCATCCTTTCCTGGCTGACTATCATGACCCAGAGAGCGAGCCAGACTCTGAGCCTTATGACGACTCCTTCGAGAGCCTGGAGCTCGCCGTCGGGGAGTGGAAGA GTCTTATCCACATGGAGatcatgacctttgaccctgacaACCCCAGTAAGACAGCCATGTAG